A region from the Lytechinus variegatus isolate NC3 chromosome 6, Lvar_3.0, whole genome shotgun sequence genome encodes:
- the LOC121416964 gene encoding uncharacterized protein LOC121416964 has protein sequence MSPGRDGTPSVTSLKDQRLSVYCSPRFCRRSRYLEKACVNSMLEKKDDFGWQRAFNPRFSSKGPSSSTRKDGKRAISVNGASPPFQCQRRKFTSQSTLSHLSSSDTDSLGCANLMANLDLSSPKITTNDAGAEEDNPSAPGTPTLLPKRQKQRPASLALLDNHASQSLDSNANGEHLGSACCSLHVRKDRTADRSPAGSARAIPTSSKGLNPPSYNPLSKSCSDLRGGTIDECCMIHRNFSCRCPSHLSLQSARVSTPSDSHTGSRISLLSEGVDSYEGLYEKAYRATYVMDRDRLVNESKVSPDRLVREWLARQEEVTQNTPEQQEVKQ, from the coding sequence ATGTCTCCAGGTCGTGACGGCACCCCAAGTGTTACATCGCTGAAGGACCAGAGATTGAGTGTCTACTGTTCGCCAAGATTCTGCAGGAGAAGTCGGTATCTTGAGAAGGCCTGCGTGAACTCGATGCTGGAGAAGAAGGACGATTTCGGGTGGCAACGAGCTTTTAATCCGCGTTTCTCGAGCAAGGGGCCGTCCTCGTCGACTCGCAAGGACGGGAAGCGCGCCATCTCTGTAAACGGGGCCAGTCCGCCGTTCCAGTGTCAGCGCCGGAAGTTCACCTCACAGTCCACACTATCGCATCTGTCGTCTTCAGACACCGATTCGCTTGGGTGTGCTAACTTAATGGCGAATCTGGATCTTAGCTCACCGAAAATCACCACCAATGACGCCGGCGCGGAAGAGGATAACCCATCGGCACCAGGCACTCCGACGCTTCTTCCAAAGCGACAAAAGCAGCGTCCCGCGTCTCTCGCTCTGCTCGACAACCACGCTTCGCAAAGTCTTGATTCGAATGCAAATGGTGAGCATCTTGGTTCGGCTTGTTGCAGTCTACACGTGCGGAAGGACCGCACCGCCGACCGTAGCCCTGCCGGATCAGCTCGGGCAATTCCAACCTCTTCAAAGGGTCTGAACCCACCTTCCTATAACCCACTGAGCAAATCGTGTTCTGATTTGCGAGGGGGAACTATCGACGAATGCTGCATGATTCATCGTAACTTTAGCTGCAGGTGCCCCAGTCACCTCTCGCTTCAGTCTGCGCGCGTATCTACGCCTTCAGACTCGCATACTGGCTCTAGAATAAGCCTTTTATCGGAAGGAGTTGACTCCTACGAGGGACTGTATGAAAAGGCCTACAGAGCCACGTACGTGATGGACAGGGACCGGCTGGTGAATGAGTCTAAGGTTTCTCCAGATAGACTGGTACGGGAATGGTTAGCAAGACAAGAAGAAGTTACCCAGAATACACCAGAACAACAGGAAGTAAAACAATGA